From Chryseobacterium sp. IHB B 17019, one genomic window encodes:
- a CDS encoding tagaturonate reductase, which produces MENQTKQKLNRELIDSQEKLPIKIVQFGGGNFMRGFTDYVIDKLNKEAGFNAGIVNVQPTPGGSVHKLEEQDNVYTLFSRGIKKGEIIDTKQVISAIQKSINPYTHYDEFLALAKEEELEFIFSNTTETGIAYDESENNYAGPHKNFPAKVAVLLHERFKHFNGAEDKGLRIIPCELIEDNAFALKEIIIKYAQLWNLDSNFVQWIEQSSYFHNTLVDRIVPGYPKDDVETYEDQLDYEDQMMVVSEVFLLFVIQDLANLKERIPFDTIDEQILVVDDIQPYRLRKVRILNGGHTLMLAPAILSGKETVKESIDDPFLGKFLSETIFNEVNPTLGLDENELKDFAEEVFDRFRNPFIKHYQASIALYFVSKFKVRILPSLLKYVEINNKLPLNLTFSLASLIRFYQGKFGEKALPINDEETIVNRFKEIWTNNNYEKVAELALSETTFWDTDLTKVNGLKDAVTKALWEIDHNDIETAYHNFIQFYS; this is translated from the coding sequence ATGGAAAATCAGACAAAACAGAAATTAAATCGTGAATTAATTGATTCCCAGGAAAAGCTTCCCATTAAAATTGTACAGTTTGGAGGAGGAAATTTCATGAGAGGATTCACAGATTATGTGATTGATAAATTAAATAAAGAAGCAGGATTTAATGCAGGAATCGTAAACGTACAGCCGACTCCGGGCGGTTCAGTTCACAAATTGGAAGAGCAGGATAATGTATACACGCTTTTCTCAAGAGGAATTAAAAAAGGAGAGATCATTGACACAAAACAGGTGATCTCGGCGATTCAAAAATCAATTAATCCTTATACACATTACGATGAATTCCTGGCTTTGGCAAAAGAAGAAGAATTGGAATTTATCTTTTCCAATACAACAGAAACAGGAATTGCTTACGACGAATCTGAGAATAATTACGCTGGTCCGCATAAGAACTTTCCTGCGAAAGTAGCGGTCTTATTACACGAACGATTCAAACATTTCAATGGAGCAGAAGATAAAGGATTGAGAATTATTCCTTGTGAATTAATTGAAGATAATGCATTTGCTTTAAAAGAAATAATCATAAAATATGCCCAACTTTGGAATTTAGATTCTAACTTTGTGCAATGGATTGAACAAAGCAGTTATTTCCACAACACATTGGTAGACAGGATTGTTCCGGGCTATCCGAAAGATGATGTGGAAACCTATGAAGATCAGCTGGATTATGAAGATCAAATGATGGTGGTTTCGGAAGTGTTTCTGCTTTTTGTGATTCAGGATTTAGCCAATTTAAAAGAAAGAATTCCTTTCGATACAATTGATGAACAGATTTTGGTTGTTGATGACATTCAGCCCTATCGTTTAAGAAAAGTAAGGATTTTGAATGGCGGTCATACATTAATGTTGGCTCCGGCTATTTTATCAGGAAAAGAAACGGTAAAAGAATCTATTGACGATCCGTTTTTAGGTAAATTTTTAAGTGAAACGATATTCAATGAAGTGAACCCGACTTTAGGTTTAGATGAAAATGAATTAAAAGATTTTGCTGAAGAAGTTTTCGACCGGTTCAGAAATCCGTTTATCAAACATTATCAGGCAAGTATCGCTTTGTATTTTGTTTCTAAATTTAAAGTGAGAATTCTCCCGAGCCTGTTAAAATATGTTGAAATTAACAACAAATTACCGCTTAATTTAACCTTCTCATTGGCAAGTTTAATCAGATTTTATCAAGGTAAGTTTGGTGAAAAAGCTCTTCCGATAAATGATGAGGAAACAATAGTAAACAGATTCAAAGAAATCTGGACAAATAATAATTATGAAAAAGTGGCAGAATTGGCGTTAAGCGAAACCACTTTCTGGGACACAGACCTTACAAAGGTTAACGGCTTGAAAGATGCAGTAACAAAGGCGTTGTGGGAAATCGACCATAATGATATCGAAACTGCATATCACAACTTTATACAATTTTATTCTTAA
- a CDS encoding MFS transporter — MSSVKSLKPSTFRWTICFLLFIATTINYMDRQVLSLTWKDFIAPEFHWNNNDYGNITALFSIFYAVSMLFAGKFVDWMDTKKGFLWAIAIWSVGAVLHAFCGIATSGVLTGNWLVGFVESKEIISRVDNVGAIISTSVTLFIFARFVLAVGEAGNFPAAIKTTAEYFPKKDRALATSIFNAGATVGALAAPITIPFIAKSMGWEWAFIIIGALGFVWMGLWVFYYKKPHEHHKVNQHELTYIQQDQDDLPNEDASIPEKKFTFRECFSYRQTWAFAFGKFMTDGIWWFFLFWTPAYLSSVYKMDSTQSALPLFVLYMITLLSIIGGWLPKYFVEKRGMNAYTGRMKAMLIFAFFPLLALLAQPLGSITYWIPVLIIGIAGAAHQAWSANIFSTVGDMFPKKAIATITGIGGMAGGIGSFLINKSSGVLFDHAHKAWTTVDGVPLLEKYPQYINERLPEGFFEQLEKSGAVISDGIDKGYMIIFSICAVAYLIAWTVMKALVPKYKVISK, encoded by the coding sequence ATGAGCTCAGTTAAGTCTCTTAAACCGAGTACATTCAGATGGACGATATGCTTTTTGCTGTTCATTGCCACGACCATCAATTATATGGATCGTCAGGTGTTGTCATTGACATGGAAAGACTTCATCGCACCCGAATTTCACTGGAATAATAACGATTACGGAAATATCACGGCATTATTTTCTATTTTCTATGCGGTAAGTATGCTTTTCGCAGGAAAATTTGTCGATTGGATGGATACCAAAAAAGGTTTCCTGTGGGCGATCGCTATTTGGTCTGTTGGTGCGGTTTTACACGCTTTTTGCGGAATTGCAACTTCTGGTGTTTTAACGGGAAACTGGCTGGTAGGTTTTGTAGAATCTAAAGAAATCATCAGTCGGGTTGACAACGTTGGCGCAATCATCAGTACAAGTGTCACATTATTTATTTTTGCAAGATTTGTTTTAGCGGTTGGTGAAGCAGGAAATTTCCCCGCAGCAATTAAAACGACAGCAGAATATTTCCCTAAAAAAGACAGAGCTTTAGCAACAAGTATTTTTAATGCAGGAGCTACGGTTGGAGCTTTGGCAGCACCGATTACCATTCCTTTTATTGCAAAATCAATGGGCTGGGAATGGGCATTTATTATCATTGGAGCATTGGGATTTGTGTGGATGGGACTTTGGGTTTTCTACTATAAAAAACCTCATGAACATCATAAAGTTAACCAACATGAATTAACGTATATTCAACAGGATCAGGATGACCTGCCCAATGAAGATGCAAGTATTCCGGAGAAGAAATTTACTTTCAGAGAATGTTTCAGCTACAGACAGACCTGGGCTTTTGCGTTCGGAAAATTCATGACAGACGGGATTTGGTGGTTCTTTTTATTCTGGACACCGGCTTATTTAAGCTCAGTTTACAAAATGGATTCCACGCAAAGTGCATTACCATTATTCGTTCTTTATATGATCACTTTATTGTCGATTATCGGCGGCTGGCTTCCAAAATATTTCGTTGAAAAAAGAGGAATGAACGCCTATACAGGAAGAATGAAAGCCATGTTGATTTTTGCATTTTTCCCTTTACTGGCACTTTTAGCACAGCCTTTAGGATCGATTACCTATTGGATCCCTGTATTGATTATCGGAATTGCAGGAGCAGCGCACCAGGCCTGGTCGGCAAATATTTTCTCGACGGTTGGCGATATGTTTCCTAAAAAAGCCATCGCAACCATCACAGGAATTGGCGGAATGGCAGGTGGAATCGGATCATTTTTAATCAATAAATCTTCTGGTGTCTTATTTGATCATGCTCATAAAGCTTGGACCACCGTTGACGGAGTTCCATTGTTGGAAAAATATCCTCAATATATTAACGAACGTTTACCGGAAGGGTTTTTTGAACAATTAGAAAAATCTGGAGCCGTAATTTCAGACGGAATTGATAAAGGTTATATGATCATTTTTTCGATCTGTGCAGTGGCCTATTTAATTGCATGGACCGTAATGAAAGCATTGGTTCCAAAATATAAAGTGATAAGTAAATAA
- a CDS encoding ketohydroxyglutarate aldolase, whose amino-acid sequence MTKIQLVTNTIINQGVLPLYYNADETVTLEILRSLYKAGIHAVEYTSRGEAALSNFTKMVEIRNAEMPEMLLGIGTIKNVQQAEEYDKAGADFFISPGFVAEVAEFLIPKDSLYSPGCMTPTEIIEAESAGVTFIKLFPGNILGTGFMSAIKDVFPNLKFMPTGGVDTTKESIESWFKAGVSAVGMGSKLVSKELMLAKDYATIENEAKKVLEIIQSLK is encoded by the coding sequence ATGACAAAAATTCAATTAGTTACAAATACCATCATCAATCAAGGGGTTTTACCTTTATATTATAATGCTGATGAAACGGTAACTTTAGAAATATTGAGATCACTTTACAAAGCCGGAATCCATGCAGTAGAATATACAAGCCGTGGCGAAGCAGCGTTGAGTAATTTCACAAAAATGGTAGAAATCCGCAACGCAGAAATGCCGGAAATGCTTTTGGGAATCGGAACAATAAAGAATGTGCAGCAAGCAGAAGAATATGATAAAGCAGGTGCAGATTTCTTTATCAGTCCGGGGTTTGTGGCAGAAGTTGCTGAATTTTTAATTCCAAAAGATTCGTTGTACAGTCCGGGTTGTATGACGCCGACAGAAATTATCGAAGCTGAGAGCGCAGGAGTAACTTTCATTAAATTATTTCCAGGAAACATTTTAGGAACCGGATTTATGAGTGCTATCAAAGATGTTTTTCCGAACCTGAAATTCATGCCGACCGGTGGTGTTGATACGACAAAAGAAAGCATTGAAAGCTGGTTCAAAGCCGGTGTTTCTGCGGTAGGAATGGGAAGCAAACTGGTAAGTAAAGAATTGATGCTTGCTAAAGACTATGCAACGATAGAAAATGAAGCAAAAAAAGTACTGGAAATTATTCAGTCTTTAAAATAA
- a CDS encoding UxaA family hydrolase, with product MQKKVLKVNPKDNVIVALLDLPAGESVHLDGADYTILKDIKAKHKFAAVDFEDGDHIIMYGVIVGKANQSIKKGEVITTENVKHQSAKVEGKTTTLSWAPPNVDKWKDRTFMGYHREDGQVGTENVWLFFPLVFCENKNIETLKDIFEKELLHEKASKHQLLLRSLLNGGSDSDVAVEEEVPDTRIFKNIDVRFITHQGGCGGIRQDAEALGRLFAGYVNNPNVAGATVLSLGCQNLQVQIFMDALHALAPDNKKPIVVYEQQKSGTIDEMLTGVIKDSYEGIKKANEIERKPAPITKLNIGLECGGSDGFSGISANPVLGEVSDIIAAVGGTTMLAEFPELCGVEQELVNRCINDEDGVKFLQLMKDFEKSVVAAGSGFDMNPSPGNIKDGLITDAMKSAGAAKKGGAAPIVEVLDFTEYATKPGLNLLCTPGNDAECTTALVGSGATVVLFTTGLGTPMGNPIAPVVKISSNTVLAERMPDIIDFNAGTVISGKKTIPEAADELLEFIIKVASGEVKTKADMLNQNDFIPWRRGVSL from the coding sequence ATGCAAAAGAAAGTACTGAAAGTAAATCCCAAAGACAACGTTATCGTAGCGCTGTTGGATTTACCTGCCGGCGAATCGGTACATCTTGACGGTGCAGATTACACGATTCTGAAAGATATAAAAGCAAAACATAAATTCGCTGCCGTAGATTTTGAGGATGGCGATCATATCATCATGTATGGCGTGATTGTTGGAAAAGCGAACCAATCCATCAAAAAAGGCGAAGTTATTACCACGGAAAATGTAAAGCACCAAAGTGCAAAAGTAGAGGGGAAAACCACTACATTAAGCTGGGCTCCACCGAATGTAGATAAATGGAAAGACCGCACTTTCATGGGCTATCACCGTGAAGACGGGCAGGTGGGAACAGAAAACGTATGGCTTTTCTTTCCTTTGGTATTCTGCGAAAATAAGAATATTGAAACCCTGAAAGATATCTTTGAAAAGGAACTGCTTCATGAAAAAGCCAGCAAACATCAACTGTTATTGAGGTCATTATTGAATGGCGGTTCAGATTCTGATGTTGCGGTGGAAGAGGAAGTACCTGATACAAGAATTTTTAAAAATATCGATGTAAGATTCATCACGCACCAGGGCGGCTGTGGCGGAATTCGTCAGGACGCGGAAGCATTGGGAAGATTGTTCGCAGGATATGTCAACAACCCGAATGTTGCAGGAGCAACGGTTTTGAGCTTAGGGTGCCAGAATCTGCAGGTGCAGATTTTTATGGATGCACTTCACGCATTGGCTCCGGATAACAAAAAACCGATTGTGGTTTACGAACAGCAGAAATCGGGGACTATCGATGAAATGCTGACTGGCGTTATTAAAGATTCATACGAAGGCATTAAAAAAGCCAATGAGATTGAAAGAAAACCGGCACCCATCACAAAACTGAATATCGGTTTGGAATGTGGTGGTTCAGATGGTTTCTCGGGAATTTCTGCAAATCCTGTTTTGGGTGAAGTTTCGGACATTATAGCGGCAGTAGGCGGAACAACCATGCTTGCTGAATTTCCTGAATTGTGTGGTGTTGAGCAGGAATTGGTAAACCGTTGCATCAATGATGAAGACGGAGTGAAATTTCTTCAATTAATGAAAGATTTTGAAAAATCTGTAGTAGCGGCAGGGTCAGGTTTTGATATGAATCCATCTCCCGGAAATATCAAGGATGGCTTAATTACCGATGCGATGAAATCTGCAGGAGCTGCCAAAAAAGGCGGTGCCGCGCCGATTGTAGAAGTGTTGGATTTTACAGAATATGCCACAAAACCCGGATTAAACCTTCTTTGTACTCCCGGAAATGATGCCGAATGTACGACAGCTTTAGTGGGTTCGGGGGCGACAGTAGTCCTTTTTACAACAGGTCTTGGAACCCCGATGGGAAATCCTATTGCACCGGTAGTGAAGATTTCTTCCAACACAGTTTTGGCGGAAAGAATGCCGGATATTATAGATTTTAATGCCGGTACGGTGATCAGCGGGAAAAAAACAATCCCGGAAGCTGCAGACGAATTGCTGGAGTTCATCATAAAAGTAGCAAGTGGCGAGGTAAAAACAAAAGCAGATATGCTTAATCAGAATGATTTTATTCCCTGGAGACGGGGAGTATCTTTATAA